From the Halorhodospira halophila genome, one window contains:
- the pyrE gene encoding orotate phosphoribosyltransferase — protein sequence MYDYQEEFIRFALDRGVLRFGRFTLKSGRESPYFFNTGLFNSGEALSRLGRCYVEALARAQVDFDLVFGPAYKGIPLATALSMALAETRSRDVPYAFDRKEAKDHGEGGRLVGAPVDGRRAVIVDDVISSGGSIREAAELITAEGGRVAAVAIALDRKERGANQVSAVHEVEQALGAPVVPIITLDHLETYLAEHGGKGETLDAIRQYRSRYGAA from the coding sequence ATGTACGATTACCAGGAAGAGTTCATCCGCTTCGCCCTCGACCGCGGGGTGCTGCGCTTCGGGCGCTTCACGCTGAAATCCGGCCGCGAGAGCCCCTACTTCTTCAATACCGGGCTGTTCAACAGCGGCGAGGCCCTGAGCAGGCTCGGCCGCTGCTACGTGGAGGCCCTGGCGAGGGCACAGGTTGACTTCGACCTGGTCTTCGGCCCCGCCTACAAGGGCATCCCGCTGGCCACGGCGCTCAGCATGGCGTTGGCCGAGACGCGCAGCCGCGACGTCCCCTACGCCTTCGATCGCAAGGAGGCCAAGGACCACGGCGAGGGGGGACGGCTGGTGGGTGCACCGGTGGATGGTCGGCGCGCCGTGATCGTCGACGACGTGATCTCATCGGGCGGATCCATCCGCGAGGCCGCCGAGCTGATCACCGCCGAGGGCGGCCGCGTGGCCGCGGTGGCCATCGCGCTCGACCGCAAGGAGCGCGGCGCCAACCAGGTCTCCGCCGTCCACGAGGTCGAACAGGCCCTGGGCGCCCCGGTGGTCCCGATCATCACCCTGGATCACCTGGAAACCTACCTGGCCGAGCACGGCGGCAAGGGCGAGACTCTGGACGCCATCCGCCAGTATCGGAGCCGCTACGGCGCGGCGTAG